One part of the Corynebacterium aurimucosum ATCC 700975 genome encodes these proteins:
- a CDS encoding IS3 family transposase (programmed frameshift) yields the protein MPRYSEQFKRDAVALYENNEDLSLHAASAELGVNRSSLYSWIKQYGTGKRARTKTMRDKTQATTDSERIRQLEKENAKLREERDILRKAAKYFAGRDTLVIRFQFVDDHRTEYSVKRMCHVLKLNRSSFYKWVNTREKRRLKTCSDALIGARIKTIFDNEHGLYGAKRIAASLNDDTDFPPINHKKVARIMKSMGLKGFTKRRRCITTRRKPGRRVMPDLIGRKFTADRPNHVYVGDITYLPCKGGKNMYLATVIDVYSRKLVGHALADHMRVSLVIEALSHARKVRGSLKGAIFHSDHGSVYTSQAFREHCAVLGVRQSMGAVGTSADNALAESFNATLKREVLRDRKVFDNPIICRQEVFRWCMRYNTRRRHSWCNLLAPDDFEELTSATLTQAA from the exons ATGCCTAGGTACTCCGAACAGTTCAAACGTGATGCTGTGGCCCTCTACGAAAACAATGAGGACCTCTCACTTCACGCGGCTTCAGCAGAGCTTGGAGTCAATCGCTCCTCACTTTATTCCTGGATCAAGCAGTACGGCACCGGCAAACGTGCCCGCACGAAGACCATGCGTGACAAGACTCAGGCGACAACCGATTCTGAGCGGATCCGCCAGCTAGAAAAAGAAAACGCAAAGCTGCGCGAAGAACGCGACATCCTGCGCAAGGCCGCGAAATATTTTGCCG GAAGAGACACGCTGGTAATCCGCTTCCAGTTTGTCGATGACCACCGAACCGAATACTCGGTCAAGCGGATGTGCCACGTGTTAAAGCTCAATCGCTCCTCGTTCTACAAATGGGTCAACACCCGCGAAAAACGCAGGTTAAAGACGTGTTCCGATGCCCTTATTGGTGCGAGAATCAAGACCATCTTCGATAATGAGCACGGGCTTTATGGTGCTAAACGCATCGCTGCAAGCCTCAACGACGATACGGACTTTCCTCCGATCAATCACAAGAAGGTCGCACGCATCATGAAATCCATGGGGCTAAAAGGCTTTACTAAACGGCGTCGATGCATCACCACCAGGCGCAAGCCTGGCCGTCGAGTCATGCCAGATTTAATAGGCCGCAAATTCACAGCTGACAGGCCAAACCACGTCTACGTAGGCGATATCACCTACCTGCCGTGTAAGGGCGGCAAGAACATGTACCTAGCCACGGTCATTGACGTTTACTCACGCAAGCTCGTCGGCCATGCACTCGCTGACCACATGCGGGTATCGCTGGTTATCGAAGCTTTATCTCATGCCAGAAAAGTCCGCGGAAGCCTTAAAGGGGCAATTTTCCATTCCGATCACGGCAGTGTGTACACCTCACAAGCATTTAGAGAGCACTGCGCTGTACTTGGTGTTCGCCAATCCATGGGAGCAGTGGGAACGAGTGCCGATAATGCCCTGGCAGAATCATTTAACGCCACCCTAAAGCGTGAAGTTCTGCGTGATCGGAAAGTCTTTGACAATCCCATCATCTGCCGCCAAGAAGTCTTCCGATGGTGCATGCGCTACAACACGCGCAGACGACACTCCTGGTGCAACCTTCTAGCCCCCGATGACTTCGAAGAACTCACATCAGCTACACTGACCCAAGCAGCATAG